A single genomic interval of Lewinellaceae bacterium harbors:
- a CDS encoding aminotransferase class V-fold PLP-dependent enzyme: protein MTNKIQQLEQLARQLEPSQEQRNHWNASTQAYADDFINRIETLKAYDEPPADGKLSLAIEEEGKPIEQLLEELRVKADRAGINPASGGHLGYVPGGGVFPAALGDYLAAITNRYAGLFFANPGAVRIENELIRWMCELMGYPPGALGNLSSGGSIANLIAITTARDFRQIKATRVEKAVVYLTHQVHHCVQKALRIAGLGEAIIRYIPVDEHFRMDTKRLHQQLEMDRFQGLEPFMVVGSAGTTDTGAVDPLDEIANLAEQFGLWFHVDAAYGGFFLLVDELKGRFRGIGRSDSLAIDPHKGLFLPYGLGAVLIKNVKAQYDAHYYKANYMQDAQQEWEEASPADLSPELTKHFRGLRMWAPLQLFGLKPFRAALEEKVLLCRYFYRKVQESGFEVGPEPDLSIMIFRYKTRKENSTRFNEQLVEYVRRDGRVFLSSTTIDGEYWIRLAVLSFRTHKREIDLCLEILEAGVKQIGKEQELARE from the coding sequence ATGACCAATAAAATCCAACAATTAGAACAACTCGCCCGGCAGCTCGAGCCTTCCCAGGAGCAACGCAACCACTGGAATGCCTCAACCCAGGCGTACGCCGACGACTTCATCAACCGCATCGAAACGCTGAAGGCCTACGACGAGCCCCCCGCAGATGGCAAGCTGAGCCTGGCCATCGAAGAAGAAGGCAAGCCCATAGAGCAACTATTGGAAGAGCTTCGCGTCAAAGCAGACCGGGCGGGCATCAACCCGGCATCGGGCGGGCACCTGGGATACGTGCCCGGCGGCGGCGTCTTCCCGGCGGCTTTGGGCGACTACCTGGCAGCCATCACCAACCGCTACGCCGGGCTGTTCTTCGCCAACCCGGGAGCGGTGCGCATCGAAAATGAACTGATCCGCTGGATGTGCGAACTGATGGGCTATCCGCCCGGGGCGCTGGGCAACCTGTCCTCCGGCGGCTCCATCGCCAACCTGATCGCCATCACTACGGCCAGAGATTTCAGGCAGATAAAGGCAACCAGAGTGGAAAAGGCAGTGGTATACCTCACCCACCAGGTGCACCACTGTGTGCAGAAGGCCCTGCGCATTGCCGGGCTGGGAGAAGCCATCATCCGGTATATTCCGGTCGATGAACATTTTCGAATGGACACCAAACGCCTTCATCAACAATTGGAAATGGACCGGTTTCAGGGCCTGGAGCCGTTCATGGTCGTTGGCTCGGCAGGAACGACCGACACCGGCGCGGTAGACCCGCTGGACGAGATCGCCAACCTGGCGGAGCAGTTCGGCCTGTGGTTCCACGTCGACGCGGCTTATGGGGGTTTTTTCTTATTGGTAGACGAACTGAAGGGGCGGTTCAGGGGCATCGGCCGCTCGGATTCGCTGGCTATCGACCCTCATAAGGGGCTATTTCTGCCTTACGGCCTGGGGGCAGTACTGATAAAAAACGTCAAAGCTCAATACGACGCCCACTACTACAAGGCCAACTACATGCAGGATGCGCAGCAGGAATGGGAAGAAGCCTCTCCGGCCGACCTTTCTCCGGAATTGACCAAGCACTTCCGCGGCCTCCGTATGTGGGCGCCGCTCCAGCTCTTCGGCCTGAAGCCTTTCCGGGCAGCGCTGGAGGAAAAAGTGCTGCTTTGCCGGTATTTTTACCGGAAAGTTCAGGAATCGGGCTTTGAGGTGGGCCCTGAACCGGACTTGTCTATCATGATATTCCGCTACAAAACCCGGAAAGAAAACAGTACCCGCTTTAACGAACAGTTGGTGGAATACGTACGCCGGGATGGCCGCGTGTTCCTGTCGTCGACCACCATCGATGGCGAGTACTGGATTCGGCTGGCGGTGCTGAGCTTTCGGACGCATAAGCGGGAGATTGACCTGTGCCTCGAGATACTGGAGGCTGGCGTGAAACAGATCGGAAAGGAACAGGAACTGGCCAGGGAGTAG
- the feoB gene encoding ferrous iron transport protein B, whose translation MEKHATQQITQPLTVALLGNPNCGKSSVFNQLTGLRQKVGNFPGVTVDKKLGLIRLPDERTIQLIDFPGTYSFYPTSIDERIVVQSLANPSDENYPDAAVYIADVTKLEKHLLLLTQLRDLGLPVILALNMADVAEKEGVDVDEYALSRQLEVPVVKLSGRTGFGIEALKYELQRLIEGGAHQAPALFYEPSPKERQLAEAVRAIVPGANLYQSLLVAHHYTWLPFLSEAQRKLVADLVASHGFETLRSQVNETMQRYDKFTPLVRQSIHNAGSATHPVTEKLDALLTHRVGGPIIFFVLMLLIFQAIFSWAAYPMDLIEQFFTLSGEWAGRHLPAGWFTDLLTEGIIAGLGGILVFIPQIAILFFLVSLLEEVGYMARAAYLFDRLMQAFGLNGRSIVALISGGACAIPAIMSTRTISNWKERLITIMVTPLISCSARIPVYTVLIGFVVPSRIVAGFFNLQGLAFMGLYLLGIMAALLSALVFKMILRTSERSYLMLELPEYRTPVMRNVLLTVWEKVRAFIWEAGRIILAISVALWLLASYGPPAAMQEAEQEALGLARDRHLDETETANLVAARQIEASFAGQLGKAIEPAIRPLGFDWKIGIALITSFAAREVFVGTMATIYSIGSVEDEYTVRDKMAQERDPVTGERIYSLATSLSLLIFYVFAMQCMSTLAVVKRETKSWKWPMIQFSYMSGLAYLGSLLVYQLLS comes from the coding sequence ATGGAGAAGCATGCAACTCAACAAATTACACAACCCCTCACCGTAGCGCTGCTGGGCAATCCCAATTGTGGCAAATCCTCCGTTTTCAACCAACTGACAGGCCTGCGCCAGAAAGTCGGCAATTTCCCCGGCGTGACAGTGGATAAAAAGCTGGGCCTGATCCGTTTGCCCGATGAGCGCACCATTCAGCTCATCGATTTTCCCGGCACCTATAGTTTCTATCCCACCTCTATTGACGAGCGCATCGTCGTGCAGTCTTTGGCTAACCCTTCCGATGAGAACTATCCCGATGCGGCTGTTTACATAGCAGATGTAACCAAGCTGGAGAAGCATCTTCTTTTGCTGACCCAGCTGCGGGACCTGGGCCTGCCGGTGATCCTGGCCCTCAACATGGCCGATGTGGCGGAAAAAGAAGGGGTGGATGTCGATGAATATGCCCTTTCCCGCCAACTGGAGGTTCCGGTTGTCAAGCTCAGCGGCCGTACGGGGTTTGGCATCGAAGCGTTGAAGTATGAATTGCAGCGCCTCATTGAAGGCGGGGCGCATCAGGCCCCAGCCCTTTTCTACGAACCTTCGCCCAAGGAACGGCAGTTGGCCGAAGCCGTGCGGGCGATTGTTCCCGGCGCCAATTTGTACCAGTCTTTGTTGGTGGCGCATCACTATACCTGGCTGCCATTCCTCTCAGAGGCACAGCGCAAACTGGTCGCCGACCTCGTGGCCAGCCATGGTTTCGAAACCTTGAGGTCGCAGGTCAACGAGACCATGCAGCGTTACGACAAATTCACTCCGTTGGTTCGGCAGTCCATCCACAATGCAGGTTCCGCCACCCATCCGGTAACAGAAAAGCTTGATGCCCTGCTGACTCACCGGGTGGGCGGGCCCATTATCTTCTTTGTGCTGATGCTGCTGATCTTCCAGGCGATTTTCTCCTGGGCAGCGTATCCGATGGACCTGATCGAACAATTTTTCACCCTCTCCGGCGAGTGGGCCGGCAGGCATCTTCCGGCAGGTTGGTTCACCGACCTGCTGACGGAGGGCATCATCGCCGGCCTGGGAGGAATCCTGGTGTTCATACCTCAGATTGCCATACTCTTTTTCCTGGTCTCCCTGCTGGAGGAGGTGGGCTACATGGCTCGGGCGGCGTATCTTTTCGACCGGCTGATGCAGGCCTTCGGCCTCAACGGGCGCAGTATTGTAGCCCTGATATCCGGCGGCGCCTGCGCCATTCCTGCTATCATGAGCACCAGGACCATAAGCAACTGGAAAGAACGCCTGATCACCATAATGGTGACGCCTCTGATCAGCTGCTCGGCGCGCATACCTGTATACACGGTTCTCATCGGCTTTGTGGTGCCTTCCCGGATAGTAGCTGGTTTTTTCAACCTGCAGGGCCTGGCGTTTATGGGCCTTTACCTGCTGGGTATTATGGCGGCTTTGTTGTCTGCACTGGTTTTCAAAATGATCCTGAGGACCAGCGAACGCAGCTACCTGATGCTGGAGCTTCCGGAGTACCGCACCCCGGTCATGCGCAATGTATTGCTTACCGTATGGGAAAAAGTGAGGGCGTTCATCTGGGAAGCCGGCCGCATCATCCTGGCCATTTCTGTGGCGCTCTGGCTGCTGGCCAGCTACGGGCCGCCGGCGGCCATGCAGGAAGCCGAGCAGGAGGCCCTTGGCCTGGCCCGGGATCGCCACCTCGATGAAACCGAGACCGCCAATCTGGTGGCCGCCCGGCAGATCGAAGCTTCTTTCGCCGGCCAGTTGGGCAAAGCGATCGAACCGGCGATCCGGCCCCTGGGCTTCGACTGGAAGATCGGCATCGCCCTCATCACATCTTTTGCCGCACGGGAGGTATTCGTTGGCACCATGGCCACCATTTACAGCATAGGAAGCGTAGAGGATGAATATACCGTGCGGGATAAAATGGCGCAGGAGCGCGACCCGGTTACCGGAGAACGCATCTACAGCCTGGCCACCTCTCTGTCCCTGCTGATTTTTTATGTCTTCGCCATGCAGTGCATGAGCACCCTGGCGGTGGTGAAGCGGGAGACCAAAAGCTGGAAATGGCCTATGATCCAGTTCTCCTACATGAGCGGCCTGGCCTACCTGGGCAGCCTTCTGGTGTATCAATTGTTATCGTAA
- a CDS encoding ferrous iron transport protein A, translated as MVATITSKKQLSTAKPGKEGVVSHYTNDNIGGKLMAMGILPGSRVALVRRAPFGGGWYVKVDNLFIALRMDEASSVVLR; from the coding sequence GTGGTAGCTACAATCACATCCAAAAAGCAGCTTTCAACCGCAAAGCCAGGAAAAGAAGGAGTAGTGTCTCACTATACCAACGACAATATTGGCGGGAAGCTCATGGCAATGGGCATCCTTCCTGGCAGCCGGGTGGCCCTCGTTCGCCGGGCTCCTTTTGGAGGCGGTTGGTACGTAAAAGTCGACAATCTATTTATTGCCTTGCGAATGGATGAAGCTTCAAGTGTGGTATTGAGGTGA